The following proteins are encoded in a genomic region of Bacteroidota bacterium:
- a CDS encoding choice-of-anchor J domain-containing protein, with translation MKRTLTLLGCLAATLSLNAQIIFQEDFDGIGGPTAGGAGTYTFPAGWLLRNVDNLAPDAQVSYVNDAWERREDFANNVADSAAFSTSWTSPVGIANDWMWTPLIGPLPANCILKWNAITYDPLYPDGYEVRIMTAAQGPPTGSNGVIGNQITNSTSIFSIAAENTTWTARQVSLAAYAGQSVYIAIRNNSNNMFVLLIDDVTVEVQVNHDAEVTVVDTVSAYTQVPLSQVTAMPLVANIRNNGLQAVTNVRLKVDVLNSSNTVVYTTTSAPQASLAAGGVATFNAGSFTPSANEDYVFRFNSLINEADQIAGNDTDFWAFSVFVNDSVYARDNSTVIGGLGIGAGNGGYLGQSFTVNTTTVLTSVTSYVTAGYTGRPYAQVIWSTLPNGTPNTIIGGTDTITYPDDSARVYTIDMAADLVLNPGTYVVTAIEFSGDSTVQLGQTADIFTNRTVWVNWPTTPLGGWGNVEAFGSQFARTLVLRPNFGPNCIISPPAASANNNTLASCGGCNDGEATASVSGGAAPFTYLWSNGDTGMVADSLLPGTYTVTITDANGCSDTASVLVNFTTGITEAAVNGIQVYPNPSNGEFALVYNFAGATDATITITNVLGETVFSAQEQGMLKGSYPVSLKGYAAGAYLVRVVTATGVQVVPVQVQ, from the coding sequence ATGAAAAGAACCCTTACCCTACTGGGTTGTCTTGCGGCAACCCTGTCACTGAATGCGCAAATTATTTTTCAGGAAGATTTTGATGGTATTGGCGGACCCACAGCGGGTGGTGCCGGTACCTATACTTTTCCTGCCGGATGGTTGTTGCGGAATGTAGATAACCTTGCTCCTGATGCGCAGGTAAGCTATGTAAACGATGCCTGGGAACGCCGCGAAGATTTTGCCAATAACGTGGCTGATTCAGCAGCATTCAGCACATCATGGACAAGCCCTGTAGGCATAGCCAACGACTGGATGTGGACACCGCTGATCGGGCCGCTTCCTGCAAACTGTATCCTTAAATGGAACGCAATTACCTATGACCCGCTTTATCCCGACGGATATGAAGTGCGTATTATGACTGCCGCACAGGGACCTCCCACGGGCAGCAATGGTGTAATCGGTAATCAGATTACAAATTCAACCAGCATTTTCAGCATTGCAGCCGAAAACACCACCTGGACAGCCCGTCAGGTAAGTCTTGCGGCTTATGCAGGACAGTCGGTGTACATTGCAATCCGCAACAACAGCAACAATATGTTCGTGTTGCTTATTGATGATGTAACTGTAGAAGTACAGGTAAATCATGATGCAGAAGTAACCGTGGTGGATACGGTATCGGCTTACACGCAGGTGCCGCTTTCGCAGGTTACAGCGATGCCTCTGGTGGCCAATATCCGCAACAATGGTTTGCAGGCTGTAACCAATGTGCGCCTCAAAGTTGATGTGCTCAACAGCAGCAACACTGTAGTTTATACTACAACAAGTGCACCTCAGGCCTCGCTTGCTGCCGGTGGTGTGGCTACCTTCAACGCCGGGTCATTTACTCCTTCGGCCAACGAAGACTATGTGTTCCGTTTCAATTCACTCATTAACGAAGCCGACCAGATTGCAGGTAACGATACCGACTTCTGGGCATTCAGTGTGTTTGTAAACGATTCGGTATATGCGCGTGATAATAGTACTGTAATCGGCGGACTTGGTATTGGTGCCGGAAACGGCGGTTATCTGGGGCAGAGCTTTACTGTAAATACTACAACAGTACTTACTTCGGTTACGTCATATGTAACAGCCGGTTACACGGGTCGCCCGTATGCACAGGTAATCTGGAGCACATTGCCCAACGGTACACCCAACACGATTATTGGCGGCACCGATACCATTACCTATCCCGACGACAGTGCCCGTGTTTACACAATTGACATGGCCGCCGATCTGGTGCTTAATCCGGGCACCTATGTGGTTACAGCCATTGAGTTCAGCGGCGACAGTACGGTTCAGCTTGGTCAGACTGCAGATATATTTACCAACCGCACAGTTTGGGTAAACTGGCCCACCACACCGCTTGGTGGCTGGGGTAATGTAGAAGCATTCGGCAGTCAGTTTGCACGTACACTTGTGCTGCGTCCCAACTTCGGCCCCAACTGCATTATCAGTCCGCCTGCCGCATCTGCAAACAACAATACGCTTGCATCATGTGGCGGCTGCAACGATGGTGAAGCTACTGCTTCGGTAAGCGGTGGCGCTGCTCCGTTTACCTACCTGTGGAGCAACGGCGATACCGGCATGGTAGCCGACAGCCTGCTGCCCGGCACTTACACTGTAACCATTACCGATGCCAACGGCTGTTCAGACACCGCTTCGGTTCTTGTAAACTTTACCACGGGTATCACCGAAGCTGCTGTAAATGGTATTCAAGTATATCCGAACCCCAGCAATGGCGAGTTTGCACTCGTGTATAATTTTGCCGGTGCAACGGATGCAACCATCACCATTACCAACGTGCTTGGCGAAACCGTATTCAGTGCACAGGAGCAGGGAATGCTGAAAGGCAGCTATCCTGTTTCGCTCAAAGGTTATGCGGCCGGCGCTTATCTGGTGCGTGTGGTAACAGCCACAGGCGTTCAGGTTGTTCCGGTTCAGGTGCAGTAA
- a CDS encoding T9SS type A sorting domain-containing protein gives MKKTLLLLALLTSVFTYAQAPTWANDVAPIFYNNCTRCHNPSGIAPFSLMSYADAMQVTQSIRASVQSRNMPPWPPDPAYQRFTHERLLTTQEIQTIVNWVDSGSVSGNLSQAPTPPVYTGISQMPNPDMVSQMPLYTVNASADLYRCFVMPSGLTNDEFVTKVEVLPGNRSIVHHALIYQDVANTCVNLDNADPGPGYTSFGGVGSFTATLVFGWVPGQEMYELPPNMGIRLLANTNIIMQIHYPAGTFNQLDSTQVRFTFANGTVRDVTLNPVLNYWSTLTNGPINIPANATRTYHAQYAVNGDVTLLTVAPHMHLIGRTVKSYAIDPNGDTIPFIDIPDWNFHWQGFYNFRQLIRVPAGSVVHADAFYDNTSNNPWNPSSPPQQVTAGEATNDEMLVVYFAYMPYQPGDENIIVDSAVLAGTDPPPAIATVVQSPQLYAPYPVPANGPVNFSFFIPQAGRTTLEIVDALGRTVAVVKQGELAAGHHQVNYDLTALASGNYFVRLQQGEAVRTKPLIKN, from the coding sequence ATGAAAAAAACGCTTCTCCTCCTTGCGCTTCTTACGTCGGTATTCACCTATGCGCAGGCCCCCACCTGGGCAAATGATGTGGCGCCCATCTTCTACAACAACTGCACGCGCTGTCACAACCCAAGTGGCATTGCCCCGTTTTCGCTCATGAGCTATGCCGATGCGATGCAGGTTACGCAAAGCATCCGCGCTTCGGTGCAAAGCCGCAATATGCCGCCCTGGCCGCCCGATCCGGCTTATCAGCGTTTCACGCACGAACGCCTGCTTACCACGCAGGAAATACAAACCATTGTAAACTGGGTCGATAGCGGCTCGGTGTCTGGCAATCTTTCACAGGCGCCCACGCCTCCGGTTTATACCGGCATTTCGCAAATGCCCAATCCCGATATGGTTTCGCAAATGCCACTCTACACCGTAAACGCCTCGGCCGATTTGTACCGCTGCTTTGTAATGCCCTCGGGGCTTACAAACGATGAGTTTGTGACAAAAGTGGAAGTACTGCCCGGCAACCGGAGTATTGTGCATCACGCACTTATTTATCAGGATGTAGCCAATACCTGTGTCAATCTCGATAATGCCGATCCCGGCCCGGGATACACCAGTTTTGGCGGTGTAGGCTCGTTTACGGCTACGCTTGTGTTTGGCTGGGTGCCCGGACAGGAAATGTATGAACTGCCGCCCAACATGGGCATTCGCCTGCTGGCCAATACCAATATCATTATGCAGATTCATTACCCTGCCGGCACATTCAACCAGCTCGACAGTACACAGGTACGATTTACTTTCGCAAACGGTACAGTGCGCGATGTGACACTCAACCCGGTGCTCAACTACTGGTCCACACTAACCAACGGTCCGATTAACATTCCTGCAAACGCCACACGCACCTATCATGCACAATATGCCGTAAATGGCGATGTAACTTTGCTTACCGTGGCTCCGCACATGCACCTGATTGGCCGCACCGTAAAATCATACGCCATTGACCCCAACGGCGATACCATTCCGTTTATCGACATTCCCGACTGGAATTTTCACTGGCAGGGCTTTTACAATTTCAGGCAACTGATTCGTGTTCCTGCCGGCAGCGTAGTGCATGCCGATGCGTTTTACGACAACACCAGCAATAATCCGTGGAACCCCAGCTCGCCGCCACAGCAGGTAACTGCCGGTGAAGCCACAAACGACGAAATGCTGGTAGTGTATTTTGCCTACATGCCCTATCAGCCGGGCGATGAAAATATTATTGTCGATTCAGCGGTGCTGGCAGGTACTGATCCGCCTCCGGCTATTGCTACGGTAGTACAATCGCCGCAGTTGTATGCGCCTTATCCGGTGCCTGCAAACGGCCCGGTAAACTTTTCGTTCTTCATCCCGCAGGCAGGGCGTACCACGCTCGAAATTGTGGATGCACTGGGAAGAACCGTTGCTGTGGTAAAACAAGGTGAACTTGCTGCCGGACATCATCAGGTTAATTATGATTTAACGGCACTTGCTTCGGGGAACTATTTTGTGAGGTTGCAGCAAGGAGAGGCTGTCAGAACAAAGCCACTTATAAAGAATTAA
- a CDS encoding pyridoxal phosphate-dependent aminotransferase produces MPKISAKADHMPPSPIRKLVPYAEQAKREGRKVYHLNIGQPDIKTPEVMLNAIRNSNIEVIEYSHSAGIESYRRKLAGYYQSFNMPVQMEDIMITTGGSEAIEIAMMTCFNEGDEIIIPEPFYANYNGFSCAADVVVKPIRSSIENGFALPPISEFEKLVTPKTKGIMICNPGNPTGYLYTREELEALKELVLKHDLFLLSDEVYREFCYDGKQYVSVMHLSGADNNIVLLDSISKRYSACGARIGALISKNKDVMAGALKFAQARLSPPTFGQIGAEAALDTPQSYFDEVKADYTARRNFLIEALNKMEGVFCPNPSGAFYCIARLPIDNADKFCQWLLESFNHNGQTVMLAPATGFYSTPGAGTNEVRLAYVLNLDDLKNAMECLDAALKVYPGRTN; encoded by the coding sequence ATGCCGAAAATTTCTGCGAAGGCCGATCACATGCCGCCTTCACCCATTCGCAAGCTGGTTCCTTATGCCGAGCAGGCCAAACGCGAAGGCCGTAAAGTCTATCACCTCAACATCGGCCAGCCCGACATTAAGACACCCGAGGTGATGCTCAACGCCATTCGCAATTCAAACATTGAGGTAATCGAGTATTCGCATTCGGCCGGTATCGAAAGCTACCGCCGCAAACTGGCCGGCTATTACCAGTCGTTCAATATGCCGGTGCAAATGGAAGATATTATGATTACCACCGGCGGCTCAGAAGCGATTGAAATTGCCATGATGACCTGCTTCAATGAAGGTGATGAAATAATTATTCCCGAACCGTTTTACGCCAACTACAACGGCTTTTCCTGCGCGGCCGATGTGGTGGTGAAGCCTATACGCTCAAGCATTGAAAACGGCTTTGCGCTTCCGCCCATTTCCGAATTCGAAAAATTAGTAACGCCCAAAACCAAGGGCATCATGATTTGCAATCCGGGCAATCCTACCGGATACCTTTACACCCGCGAAGAACTCGAAGCCCTCAAGGAACTTGTGCTCAAACACGATCTTTTCCTGCTCAGCGACGAGGTTTACCGCGAGTTCTGCTACGACGGTAAACAATACGTATCGGTAATGCACCTCAGCGGAGCCGATAACAACATTGTATTGCTCGACTCCATTTCAAAACGTTACAGTGCCTGCGGCGCACGCATCGGTGCATTGATTTCGAAGAATAAAGACGTAATGGCCGGCGCACTGAAATTTGCTCAGGCACGCCTTAGCCCGCCCACATTCGGACAGATTGGCGCCGAAGCGGCACTCGACACACCGCAATCTTACTTCGATGAAGTAAAGGCCGACTACACCGCCCGCCGCAACTTCCTCATCGAAGCGTTGAACAAAATGGAAGGCGTGTTTTGTCCCAATCCCAGCGGCGCATTCTACTGCATTGCCCGCCTGCCCATTGACAATGCCGATAAATTCTGTCAGTGGCTGCTCGAATCATTCAACCACAACGGCCAGACGGTAATGCTGGCACCCGCCACCGGATTCTACTCCACACCGGGCGCAGGTACGAATGAAGTACGCCTTGCATACGTACTAAATTTAGACGATTTAAAGAATGCGATGGAATGCCTGGATGCCGCATTAAAAGTGTATCCCGGACGAACAAACTAA
- a CDS encoding DUF1573 domain-containing protein translates to MRIRLLAFPILLLLLSFKPKPANGPQMSFKETKYNFGFLRQGEIVKHAFVFTNTGNAPLIITKADVQCECTTVDFPKKPVLPNASDSVVVTFDTKSAIDRQERAVVITSNAVNSPVGLTFKAVVLKPKNKK, encoded by the coding sequence ATGCGTATCCGACTTCTTGCTTTTCCGATTCTGCTTTTATTGCTTTCCTTCAAACCCAAACCGGCCAACGGCCCGCAAATGAGTTTTAAGGAAACCAAATACAATTTCGGCTTTCTTCGTCAGGGCGAAATTGTAAAGCATGCGTTTGTATTTACCAATACCGGCAATGCGCCGCTGATTATTACCAAAGCCGATGTGCAGTGCGAATGCACAACTGTAGATTTCCCTAAAAAGCCGGTGTTGCCCAATGCCAGCGACAGTGTAGTGGTTACATTCGACACAAAAAGTGCCATTGACAGGCAGGAACGCGCCGTGGTAATTACCTCAAACGCAGTAAACAGTCCGGTTGGACTCACGTTTAAAGCGGTGGTATTAAAGCCAAAAAACAAAAAGTAA
- a CDS encoding DUF1573 domain-containing protein — MKRIFTLALLLVGAASVKAQSSASLDPNAPVMEFRQETIEFGTITQGDKVTREFVFTNTGKQPLIITEVKVTCGCTDPQYPKTPIAPGKQGTITVTFNSAGKSGIQSKPITIVSNNRDGDVILHLKGEVKVPATTGAEAAPKQNADVKPAPAQTTPATTTGTAKPAPATASKPSSTTAKPSGKAAASTKAAPAPSTKKKVVKATQTTTATPKQ, encoded by the coding sequence ATGAAACGCATTTTCACCCTCGCACTTCTTCTTGTTGGCGCTGCTTCCGTTAAAGCACAGTCAAGCGCCAGCCTCGACCCCAACGCTCCTGTAATGGAATTCCGTCAGGAAACAATTGAATTCGGCACCATTACACAAGGTGATAAAGTAACCCGTGAATTTGTGTTTACCAACACCGGTAAACAGCCACTTATTATTACCGAAGTAAAAGTAACCTGCGGCTGCACCGATCCGCAATATCCCAAAACCCCCATTGCTCCCGGCAAACAGGGCACCATTACCGTTACCTTCAACAGCGCCGGCAAATCCGGCATTCAGTCAAAACCCATCACCATCGTATCAAACAACCGCGACGGCGATGTAATTCTGCACCTCAAAGGTGAAGTAAAAGTCCCCGCCACAACCGGCGCGGAAGCGGCCCCTAAACAAAATGCCGATGTGAAACCCGCACCGGCACAAACCACACCGGCAACTACCACCGGCACAGCAAAACCCGCGCCCGCTACAGCCTCCAAGCCGTCATCAACCACAGCTAAACCTTCGGGCAAAGCTGCGGCAAGCACAAAAGCAGCACCGGCTCCTTCTACCAAAAAGAAAGTGGTTAAAGCAACTCAAACAACAACTGCCACACCCAAGCAATAA
- a CDS encoding DUF1573 domain-containing protein: protein MKKALLLLFAAAGLAISAGAPKLENAPAISFEKEVIDMGNIRKDSEAVCEFKFTNTGTAPLVIESIKGQCGCTTILPESWSKEPVQPGGKASFKVKYDTSTRVGMFDKKIMVQTNAALTPFEVKIKGNVLP from the coding sequence ATGAAAAAAGCACTTCTCCTCCTTTTTGCCGCTGCCGGTCTGGCTATCAGCGCCGGTGCGCCCAAACTGGAAAATGCACCCGCCATTTCCTTTGAAAAAGAGGTAATTGATATGGGCAACATTCGTAAAGACAGCGAAGCCGTTTGTGAATTTAAGTTCACCAACACCGGCACCGCACCGCTTGTGATTGAAAGCATTAAAGGACAGTGCGGCTGTACCACCATATTGCCTGAAAGCTGGAGTAAAGAACCTGTTCAGCCCGGCGGAAAGGCCTCTTTTAAAGTGAAATATGACACATCCACACGGGTGGGCATGTTTGACAAAAAGATAATGGTGCAAACAAACGCCGCCCTCACTCCTTTTGAAGTGAAGATAAAAGGTAATGTACTGCCGTAA
- a CDS encoding DUF1573 domain-containing protein — MKHIFTIALVAAAFGVASAQAPAAKPAADKKPATATASKPAPAKATTAKPAPAATTAKPAPAATASAPAQTTDQGYKFDKTIHDYGTIKKGADPYCTFTLTNTSKEPLVITSATGSCGCTVPEYSKEPIMPGKSVTIKVRYDTQRVGPFEKQVTVMFQGKDAPAILKIKGVVEAPPAETPFPAPGTTPANGAPVNTGGGF; from the coding sequence ATGAAACACATTTTCACCATTGCACTTGTAGCTGCAGCCTTTGGCGTAGCCAGTGCACAGGCTCCCGCCGCCAAACCAGCTGCCGACAAAAAACCGGCTACTGCCACCGCCTCCAAACCCGCTCCGGCAAAAGCTACCACCGCTAAGCCGGCTCCGGCCGCTACTACTGCCAAACCGGCACCGGCAGCCACCGCATCTGCTCCGGCACAAACTACCGATCAGGGCTACAAATTCGACAAAACCATTCACGATTACGGCACCATCAAAAAAGGGGCTGATCCTTACTGTACTTTTACCCTTACCAACACCAGCAAAGAGCCTCTGGTAATCACCAGCGCCACGGGTTCATGCGGCTGCACTGTACCTGAATACAGCAAGGAACCCATTATGCCCGGAAAATCAGTAACCATTAAGGTACGTTACGACACCCAGCGCGTTGGCCCGTTCGAAAAGCAGGTTACTGTAATGTTCCAGGGTAAAGATGCTCCCGCCATTCTGAAAATCAAAGGCGTGGTTGAAGCTCCTCCGGCCGAAACACCGTTCCCGGCTCCGGGCACAACACCGGCTAACGGCGCTCCCGTAAACACCGGCGGTGGTTTCTAA
- a CDS encoding DUF1573 domain-containing protein, which translates to MKKLFLLALLAFGVATPALAQAPSTPTMDRPTAPVMTFDNLEFNFGTIKQGEVVTHEFRFRNTGKEPLIINNAQGSCGCTVPEYPKEPIKPGGTGVIKVTFNSASKLNQQDKTVTITYDSDKIIVLHMKGMVEGGAQAQPATPVPAPTATPKAPAAAPAPKATPKL; encoded by the coding sequence ATGAAAAAGCTTTTCTTACTCGCCCTTCTTGCATTTGGAGTTGCCACCCCCGCTCTGGCTCAGGCTCCTTCCACTCCAACTATGGATCGTCCTACCGCTCCGGTAATGACTTTCGATAATCTGGAGTTTAATTTCGGCACCATCAAGCAGGGCGAAGTTGTTACCCACGAGTTCCGCTTCCGCAACACGGGCAAAGAACCCCTCATTATCAATAATGCACAGGGCTCATGCGGCTGCACAGTGCCCGAATATCCGAAAGAACCCATTAAACCGGGTGGAACAGGTGTAATCAAAGTAACCTTCAACTCCGCCAGCAAACTCAATCAGCAGGACAAAACAGTAACCATTACCTACGACAGCGACAAAATTATTGTGCTGCACATGAAAGGTATGGTTGAAGGTGGAGCACAGGCTCAGCCGGCCACACCGGTTCCCGCTCCCACCGCCACACCCAAAGCACCGGCTGCTGCTCCGGCTCCCAAAGCAACTCCCAAACTTTAA
- a CDS encoding valine--tRNA ligase yields the protein MQEIPKTYEPQLAEEKWYKWWMDNGFFRSVPDHREPYTIVIPPPNVTGVLHMGHMLNNTIQDVLVRRARMQGKNACWVPGTDHASIATEAKVVKLLAEQGIKKQDLTRDEFLKHAFAWKEKYGGIILEQLKKLGASCDWERTRFTMEDDLSEAVLEVFVRLYEKGLVYRGHRMVNWDPAALTAVSDEEVIMKETNSRLFYLSYQVEGSEERITIATTRPETILGDTAVAVHPEDPRYAHLKGKRVLVPLINRAVPVIFDEYVDREFGTGALKVTPAHDRNDYELGKKHKLETLDILNANGTLSPAAQLYVGQDRFAVRRQIAKDLEAAGHLVKTDDIRNSVGHSERTDAVIEPRLSQQWFVDMKGLAGPALENVVNGNIRLIPDKFINTYKYWMENVQDWCISRQLWWGQRIPAWYLPNGQHVVAMNAEKALEKAKAIDANLTAADLKQDEDVVDTWFSSWLWPISVFDGFKDPNNADINYYYPTNDLVTAPEILFFWVARMIMAGYEFRGDLPFRNVYLTGIVRDKQGRKMSKSLGNSPDPLDLIEKYGADGVRVGMLLSSPAGNDLPFDESLCEQGRNFANKIWNAFRLIKGWTVDASAAQPVAAAAAVEWFGARMQQQLAEINEHYAKFRLSDALMSTYKLVWDDFCAWYLEAVKPEFVDGQPKPVDAKTYNASLDYLGQLMKMLHPFMPFLTEELYHLMGERGEKDGIIVAEWPKEAAFDIKAIERFAQASEAVSQVRNIRNQKGLSPKEKLQLQIKGAADAQYDAVIEKLANVSISFTDAKPEGAVSFLIKATEYFVPLAGSVDPEAEKKRLTEELTYNKGFLKSVQAKLANERFVANAKPEVVEVERRKEADAMAKIKAIEEQLTQL from the coding sequence ATGCAGGAAATTCCCAAAACTTACGAGCCGCAACTGGCAGAAGAGAAATGGTATAAATGGTGGATGGATAACGGCTTTTTCCGTTCTGTCCCCGATCATCGCGAGCCTTACACCATCGTCATTCCCCCGCCCAACGTTACCGGGGTGCTGCACATGGGGCACATGCTCAATAATACCATTCAGGATGTGCTGGTCCGTCGGGCGCGTATGCAGGGGAAAAATGCCTGCTGGGTGCCCGGTACCGACCATGCCTCCATTGCCACCGAAGCCAAAGTAGTAAAGCTCCTGGCCGAACAGGGCATCAAAAAGCAGGATCTTACCCGCGATGAATTCCTCAAGCATGCCTTTGCCTGGAAAGAAAAATATGGCGGCATCATTCTCGAGCAGTTAAAAAAGCTGGGCGCATCGTGCGACTGGGAACGCACCCGTTTTACGATGGAAGACGACCTGAGCGAGGCCGTTCTTGAAGTATTCGTTCGTCTTTACGAAAAAGGCCTGGTGTATCGCGGGCACCGCATGGTGAACTGGGATCCGGCGGCGCTTACGGCGGTTTCGGACGAGGAAGTAATTATGAAGGAAACCAACTCGCGGCTTTTCTACCTCAGCTATCAGGTAGAAGGCAGCGAAGAACGCATAACCATTGCCACCACCCGCCCCGAAACCATTCTGGGCGATACAGCAGTAGCCGTTCACCCCGAAGATCCGCGCTATGCCCACCTCAAAGGGAAACGCGTACTGGTTCCGCTTATTAACCGCGCGGTGCCGGTTATTTTTGATGAATATGTGGACCGCGAGTTCGGAACAGGTGCGCTCAAGGTTACGCCTGCGCACGATCGCAACGACTACGAACTTGGCAAAAAGCACAAGCTCGAAACGCTTGATATTCTCAATGCAAACGGCACGCTTAGCCCTGCAGCCCAGCTTTACGTGGGGCAGGATCGCTTTGCGGTGCGCAGGCAAATTGCAAAAGACCTTGAAGCGGCCGGCCATCTGGTTAAAACCGATGATATCCGCAACAGCGTAGGGCACTCCGAGCGCACAGATGCAGTAATCGAGCCACGCCTCTCGCAGCAGTGGTTTGTGGATATGAAAGGCCTTGCCGGTCCGGCGCTGGAAAATGTGGTGAACGGAAACATCCGCCTCATCCCCGACAAATTCATCAATACCTACAAGTATTGGATGGAGAATGTACAGGACTGGTGCATTTCGCGGCAGCTCTGGTGGGGACAGCGCATTCCTGCGTGGTATCTGCCCAACGGGCAGCACGTGGTGGCCATGAATGCTGAAAAAGCATTGGAGAAAGCCAAAGCAATTGATGCAAACCTCACCGCGGCCGACCTCAAGCAGGACGAAGACGTGGTAGATACCTGGTTCTCGTCGTGGCTGTGGCCGATTTCGGTATTCGACGGATTTAAGGATCCGAACAATGCGGATATCAACTATTACTATCCGACCAACGACCTCGTAACCGCGCCCGAAATCCTGTTTTTCTGGGTGGCGCGTATGATTATGGCCGGTTACGAGTTCCGGGGCGATCTGCCTTTCCGCAATGTGTACCTTACCGGTATTGTACGCGACAAGCAGGGCCGCAAAATGTCGAAGTCGTTGGGCAATTCGCCCGATCCGCTTGACCTTATTGAAAAATATGGTGCCGATGGTGTGCGTGTAGGCATGCTGCTGAGTTCGCCGGCGGGCAATGATTTGCCTTTCGATGAGTCGCTTTGCGAGCAGGGCCGCAACTTTGCCAATAAAATCTGGAATGCCTTCCGCCTCATCAAAGGCTGGACGGTTGATGCGTCGGCTGCACAGCCGGTGGCGGCCGCTGCGGCGGTTGAGTGGTTTGGCGCACGTATGCAGCAGCAGCTTGCCGAGATTAACGAGCATTACGCCAAATTCCGTTTGTCGGATGCGCTGATGAGTACCTACAAATTGGTGTGGGACGACTTCTGCGCGTGGTATCTCGAAGCGGTGAAGCCCGAATTTGTGGACGGACAGCCCAAGCCGGTTGATGCGAAAACGTACAACGCATCGCTCGATTATCTTGGGCAGCTTATGAAAATGCTGCATCCGTTTATGCCTTTCCTCACCGAGGAGCTTTACCACCTTATGGGTGAGCGCGGTGAGAAAGACGGCATCATTGTAGCCGAGTGGCCGAAGGAGGCCGCATTTGATATAAAAGCCATTGAGCGTTTTGCACAGGCATCGGAAGCCGTGTCGCAGGTGCGCAATATCCGCAACCAGAAAGGTCTTTCGCCAAAAGAAAAACTGCAGTTGCAGATTAAAGGCGCGGCCGATGCGCAGTACGATGCGGTAATTGAAAAGCTGGCCAACGTGAGCATTTCATTTACCGATGCCAAGCCCGAAGGTGCCGTAAGCTTTCTTATAAAAGCTACCGAGTACTTTGTACCGCTGGCCGGAAGCGTTGACCCCGAGGCCGAGAAAAAACGCCTTACCGAAGAGCTTACCTACAACAAGGGCTTTCTCAAATCGGTGCAGGCCAAGCTGGCCAACGAGCGTTTTGTGGCCAATGCAAAGCCCGAAGTGGTAGAAGTAGAGCGCCGCAAAGAAGCCGATGCAATGGCCAAAATAAAAGCCATTGAAGAGCAGCTAACCCAACTCTAA